AGGGAAAGGCCGCCCGTGAGCTTGCAGAGACTCCAAAACAAGCTGGCTGAGCTGGAGTCGGAAGGCCGGCTGCGCGGTCTCCGCGAAGTCGCGAGTCCCCAAGGCCGCATCCTGCGCCAAGGCGGACGCGAATACCTCAATTTCTCCTCCAACGATTATTTAGGCTTGGCTGCTTCGCCGGAGCTGAAGGCCGCCTTCGCCCGCGGCATCGAGCGCTGGGGCACCGGTTCCGGCGCCTCCCGCTTGGTCAATGGCTCGCTGAAGCCCTTTCACGATTTGGAACGGGCCTTGGCCGAGTTCAAGGGAACCGAGGCCGCCTTGCTCTTCAATTCCGGCTATCACGCCAACTTGGGGGCCTTGAGCTGCCTGCTCGGCGAAGGCGACCTGGTTTTCTCCGACGAGCTGAACCACGCCTCGATGATCGACGGCCTCCGCCTTTCCAAAGCGGAACGTTTGCTCTATCGCCATAACGATTTGAACGATTTGCGCGAGAAGATGGTCCGAGCCCGGGCCCAGGGTAAAAACGGTCAGTTTCTCATCGCCGCCGAAACGGTCTTCTCGATGGACGGCGACCGGGCGCCGCTCGACGGCCTGCTCGCCTTGGCGGCCGAGCTCGACGCCTGGCTTTATCTCGACGAGGCTCACGCCACCGGGATCTTCGGCCCGAGCGGCGCCGGCTGCTTCGAAGCTTTTCGCCGCGATCCACGCGGCAAAGATCGCGTCATTCAGATGGGCACCGTGGGCAAGGCCCTGGGCTGCTTCGGCGCCTACGTCGCCGGGCCGCGGGTCTTGATCGATTATCTCGTCAATCGAGCTCGCCCCTTCATCTACACGACGGCGCTTCCGCCGGCCTTGGCCGAGGCGGCCTTGGAAGCTTTGCGCTTGGTCGGCGCCAAGCCCGAGCTCCGCCAAGGCCTGTGGCGAAACATCGAGCAGGTCCAAGCGGCGGGCCGCCCGCTGGAATCGCCGATCCTGCCGATCATCGTCGGAAGCTCCGAAAAAGCCCTGCAAGCGAGCCGAGCTTTGTTCGAACAAGGCCTCTGGGTCAGCGCGATCCGCCCGCCCACCGTGGCCGAGGGCAGCGCCCGGCTCCGGGTCACGCTGAGCGCCTTCCACGAGCCCGCGGATTTGGTCCGATTGCTCCGGGCGCTGGAGGGATTTTAGATGGCCGGCCTCTTCATCACCGGCACCGACACCGGCGTCGGCAAGACCCTGGTCACCGCCGGGATCGCGGCCTACCTCAAGGAGCGGGGCCTCGACGTCGCGGCGATGAAGCCGGTGGAGAGCGGCTGCCTTTCGGGCTCGCCGGAGAGCGATTCGGTCTTCTTGAAAAAGACGATCCCGCTGGCCGACGATTTGGATTTGATCAACACTTACGCCTTCGAGCCGCCCTTGGCCCCGGGCCTGGCCGCCCGGCTCGAAGGGGTGGAGATTTCCTTCGACCGGATCCTGGAGAATTTCCACCGGCTCGAGCTCTTGCATCGCTGGGTTTTGGTGGAGGGGGCCGGCGGTTTGCGGGTGCCCTTGGCTCCAAACCGGGAGGTCTCCGACTTGATCGCCGCCATGAAGCTGCCGGTCTTGGTCGTGGCCCGGATGGCCCTGGGCACGGTGAACCATTCGCTGCTCACCTTGGAAGCCTTGGAGCGGCGGGGCCTCGAGGTCGCCGGCTTGGTCTTCAATGGCGTCGCCAAGGAAATGGACGCCTCGGCCCGTCACAACGTCGAGCTCTTGGCCGAGCGGAGCCGGGTTCCGATCTGGGGAGTCTTGGGCCATCTCGAAAAGGCCCGGGACCGAAGCGAATTGCTGGCCAAGGTTCGGGTCGGTCTCGGTCCAGCCTTGGAGAGGTATTTCGAAATTGGATGCTAAGGCCGCCATACCCTCGCGCGATTGGATCGGCTCGCCGGCGATCGACTTGACCTTTTTCGGCTTCGGCTGGATTCCGGTTTTTCTGGCCTACGTCTGGGCCGAGAAGGCCGGGATGAAGGGCACGGTTTGGCCGATCCTGCTGGTCTTCGTCTTGTTCGTTAACTTTTCCCATCGCCATTTGACGCTGCCGCTGGTTTACGCCGATCCCGAGCAATTTTCCCGGCGCCGCGGCGCCTACATCGGGCTGCCGATTTTCTTTCTCCTGCTGACGGCGGCGACCTTGCTCTACATCGAGCCGACCCCAGCCAAGCCGATCCGGCCGCTCTTCACCGCCTTGGTTTTCGTCAGCGTGGCCTGGACGATCTATCACACCCTGATGCAGAAGATGGGGATCCTCCGGATCTACTCGCGCAAGGCCGGCTACGGCAGCGCCCGCCTCGACAAGGCGATGGTCTTTTCCTGGTTCGCCTTCCTCTTCTTCGCCTGCGCCGCTTCGCCGGCGATCGAGCGGCGGGCGGCCAAGCTCAGCTCAGCCGGCCGAATTCTCAAGAATCTTCTGCAGCCGGTCTTTCCCTTCCTGCCTTACGTCGCTTGGCTGGCCCTGGCGCTCGCGCTGGCCGTGACCTTGCTTTATCTCAAGGCCGAATGGTCGGCCCGCGGGCGCTTCCATTGGCCCAAGAACCTCTTCCTGCTGAGCATTCTCGCCCTCTACGCCGCCTTCCTCTATGATTTCCTAGTCGGCTACGCGGTCTTCGGCTTCTCCCACGCGATCGAGTACCTGGCCTTCGTCTACATCTTCGCCGGCCGGAAATACCGGGCCCGGGCGCCCGGCTCCTCCTGGATGGCCAAGGCGGTGAGCCGCCAGGCCTTGAGCTTCGGGATCTTCCTGGTGGCGATGGGACTGTTCTTCCTGCCCTGGCGCCTCATCTCCAAGGGCACCTTGCAGTGGTACATCGTCGGGAGCAGCTTCCTTCATTTCATCTATGACGGCTGGATTTGGAAAGTCCGGGACCCCCAAGTGGCTAGGCCGCTGGGGATTCCCGAAACACTGGGCGAAGGAGCTCCCATCGTCTAGAATGCCTTGCATCGGAGTAAGGAATGGCCAAGACCTTACGCTATCAACCCGTCCTTTTAGACCTCGCCAAATCCGACTGGCGCGATTTGGGCCGCTCCCTCACCAAGATCACCGAATTGGATGCCCACAGCCTGGAGGTCCAGCGGGTCGGCATCTGGCTCTTCAACCCCGAGCGCAGCGCGATCGTCTGCGAGGAATTGTACCTGCTCCAGGAAGACCAACACCTGCGCGGAACCGTCCTCTACGCCAAGGATTATCCCAGATATTTCCAGGCCCTCGAGGAAAGCCGGATCCTGCCGGCCGAGGACGCCGTCAACGACCCGCGGACCTCGGAGTTTGCCGAAGGCTATCTCAAGCCCCAAGGCATCTCCTCGATGATGGACGTGCCGGTCCGCCTGGAAGGAAAAGTCGTCGGCATCCTCTGTCACGAGCACGTCGGCGAGAAGCGCGAATGGTCGCCGGAGGATCAGGAATTCGCCACTTCGGTGGCCGATATGGTCTCGCTGGCCTACACCGCCGCCGCCCGGCATCGGGCCGAGGCGGCCCTGCATGAAAAAACCCAGGAGCTCGAGCGGTCGAACCAGGAGCTGGAGAGTTTCGCCTACGTCGCCTCCCACGACCTGCAGGAGCCGCTCCATTCGATCATCGCCTTTGTCGACCGATTGAACGGCATGAAGACCGCCGAGCTCGAGGAAAAGGGCGGCGATCTCCTGCTCCGCATGCAAAGGTCGGCCTTGCGGATGCAACGGCTCATCGACGATCTCTTGGAGTATTCGCGGATCGGCTTGCGCAAGGGCCCGATGGAGCGGATCGAGCTGAAGCCTTTCCTGGCCGAGCTCGCGGCCGACCTCGAATACCGCTTGAACGAGAGCGGCGGTCGCCTCGAGGTCGCGGCCGCGCCCGACGTCTCGGCCGACCCCTTCCAGGTCCGCCGTCTGTTTCAGAACCTCATCGCCAATTCCTTGAAGTTTCGCCGGCCCGGGGTCGCTCCCCTGGTCAAGGTTTCGGGCCGGGTTCTGGAGGGGAGATTTTGCGAGATCGAGGTCGAGGACAACGGGATCGGTTTCGAGGAGAAGTACGCCGAGCAGATCTTCAAGCCCTTCACCCGGCTCAACCCCCATTCGGCCTTCGAGGGCAGCGGCATCGGCCTGGCGGTCTGCCGCAAGATCGTGGAGCGCCACGGCGGGACCATCACGGCCCGAAGCGTTCCGGGGAAGGGCTCGCGCTTTTGCTTCACCTTGCCATCGGCAGGCAAGGCTTCGACCGCTTCTTAACGGCTCGAGCTTTGCGGGTCACCAACCGAAAAGCGATCCGCAGCGATTCGGGATCTTGAGCTCCGCTTGCTTCTCCTTGAGGTAAAGCGCCCACGCTTCCATCCTGGTGATATCGGAAGATTTGTCGATTTCGGCATAAGTCTTCAAACCGGCGGCGATCGTGCGGCAATTTTCCAGCTCTTCGTCCAATCGAGGCGGGCAGCCCCATCGAAGATAAGCCTTGAAGGAAGGGAAAGCAGGACATTGGAAATCCAAATAGTCTGTTTGGAGGCCCTGTTGGATATAGTAGAGGTGGGACCTCCCGGAGAACTCAAGATTGTTCGCTCGAGCATATTCCTTGGCTATTTCGTATTCAGAAATCAGCAAAGAAGGGGCTGATTCAGCGACGAAGGCCGTGAGCTTGACGTTCGGCAATTCGGTAACCTCCAGATAGGCGTAGACGCCGCCGTCGAAGCGCAAGGGCCTTTCCGGGCAGTGGCCCAAGCCTTTCATGAATGCCCGAATCTCGGCCGAATTCTGGTCGAGGACCGAGTAGGAACGTTTGGCCGCATTTTTTCGGAAAATCAGGTCGCCGGAATCCAACTGTTTGTCGCCATTTTCGTCGCTGACGAAATAGTCGCCCAGCTTGTGAGCCTGCAACGGCAAAGCTTTGACCTCGTCGCCGACGCGCGGACGCTTAGGCTTGGAATCATGTTCAGGTTTCTGGGCATCGGGCTTCTCATTCGAGCAGCCGGAAAGGAAGATCGCGCCTAGGCCGACGATCGGTAAGAGAAATTGGAGCATCCTTTTTGATCGCCGGGGCCGAGCATTTGTTGTCAAAATAGAAAGAGGGAACCCCCATCGGGATTCCCCCTTTCCTCTTCCAGGTCCAAATCGTTCAGATCAAATCTTCGCGCCGGGTGACGGCGGTGATTTCTTCCTCGTCCTCGAAGCCGGAGAAGGTCGGCTCCTCGACGCCGAGGTTGGATTCGCGCTCGAAGACCTTGGCGATGCCGTCGACGCAGCCGAGGATGCGCTCGCCGCGGTCGTAGGTGCTGGTCTCGCAGCGCATGCCGCGGATCTGCTCATAGACCAGCCGCTGGTCGATGCCGCTGCTCAAGGCCAGGCTGATCAAGCGCGAGATCGCCTCGGTCTGAGTGTGGGCACAGGTGCCGGGCTGGCCGAGCTGGGCTCGGACCTCGTAGGGGCCCTGGGCGTCGCGGGCAAAGCTGACGTGGAGCGGTCCGCAGCCGGTCTGGATGATCCGGGTGTTGGCTTGCAGCACCTCGGGCCGTTCCCGCGGCCGGATGCTGGGCTGGGGCGCCGGCGTCTCGCCGATGCCCAAGATGGCCGCGGCCAGCGAATCGGCCGGCAGGGCCGGCGCCTCGGGCTCGGCGATCAAGTCGATCAATAGCTCGGTTTTCTCCTCCTCTTCTTCTTCCCCCTCCTTTGTCAGGAGGGGGTCAGGGGGAGGTAGAGCGTCGGCGTCAAGCTCGGAGCCCGCTTCAGCCGCCAACTCCTCCAAAGTCAAGGCCAGCGAAGCCGCGACGGCTTCGGCGGCGATGGCCTCGTCGGCTCGCGGAGCTGTCTCCAGCTCCAGCGGTTCGACCGCGGTTTCGGCTTCCGGCTCGGCCTCGAGGGTCGGAGCTTCGACCTCTTCGAGAATTTCGAAATCGGGATTTTGCGAAAGGCGGAAGGCGCGGAGGCCGTAGACCCGCAGTTGGGCCAA
The bacterium genome window above contains:
- the bioD gene encoding dethiobiotin synthase, whose amino-acid sequence is MAGLFITGTDTGVGKTLVTAGIAAYLKERGLDVAAMKPVESGCLSGSPESDSVFLKKTIPLADDLDLINTYAFEPPLAPGLAARLEGVEISFDRILENFHRLELLHRWVLVEGAGGLRVPLAPNREVSDLIAAMKLPVLVVARMALGTVNHSLLTLEALERRGLEVAGLVFNGVAKEMDASARHNVELLAERSRVPIWGVLGHLEKARDRSELLAKVRVGLGPALERYFEIGC
- the bioF gene encoding 8-amino-7-oxononanoate synthase, with product MSLQRLQNKLAELESEGRLRGLREVASPQGRILRQGGREYLNFSSNDYLGLAASPELKAAFARGIERWGTGSGASRLVNGSLKPFHDLERALAEFKGTEAALLFNSGYHANLGALSCLLGEGDLVFSDELNHASMIDGLRLSKAERLLYRHNDLNDLREKMVRARAQGKNGQFLIAAETVFSMDGDRAPLDGLLALAAELDAWLYLDEAHATGIFGPSGAGCFEAFRRDPRGKDRVIQMGTVGKALGCFGAYVAGPRVLIDYLVNRARPFIYTTALPPALAEAALEALRLVGAKPELRQGLWRNIEQVQAAGRPLESPILPIIVGSSEKALQASRALFEQGLWVSAIRPPTVAEGSARLRVTLSAFHEPADLVRLLRALEGF
- a CDS encoding ATP-binding protein produces the protein MAKTLRYQPVLLDLAKSDWRDLGRSLTKITELDAHSLEVQRVGIWLFNPERSAIVCEELYLLQEDQHLRGTVLYAKDYPRYFQALEESRILPAEDAVNDPRTSEFAEGYLKPQGISSMMDVPVRLEGKVVGILCHEHVGEKREWSPEDQEFATSVADMVSLAYTAAARHRAEAALHEKTQELERSNQELESFAYVASHDLQEPLHSIIAFVDRLNGMKTAELEEKGGDLLLRMQRSALRMQRLIDDLLEYSRIGLRKGPMERIELKPFLAELAADLEYRLNESGGRLEVAAAPDVSADPFQVRRLFQNLIANSLKFRRPGVAPLVKVSGRVLEGRFCEIEVEDNGIGFEEKYAEQIFKPFTRLNPHSAFEGSGIGLAVCRKIVERHGGTITARSVPGKGSRFCFTLPSAGKASTAS